From the Comamonas sp. lk genome, the window AAAGTTCAACCCAGCTCTCAAGCCCGGCACAGCCTGGGCCTCAAAGATGTTTTACCTTGCGGCGCGAACCAGGGTGGAATCCACACCGGCGCCGTCGAGCTTGCCCTTGAGCTGCTCGGCCTCATCGCGCTTGTTGAACGGACCCACGCGCACACGGAACACGGTGATGCCGTTTTGCTCACGCTCGCTGACCCGGGCTTCCCAGCCCAGCATGGCCAGCTTGGCGCGCTGCGCCTGGGCTTCCTTCTCGCCACGGAAAGCACCGGCCTGCACAAAGTAGTTGAAGCCGGGCTCGCCGCCAGTAGCCGCCACGGCAGCTGCTTTTTCCTTGTCGGCACGGGCTTTTTCAGCCTTCTCGGCGGCAGCGGAGCGCTCCTTGACCAGATCGCCCAGAGGATCACCCGTGGCCGGCTTGACCGGCTTGGCGGGATCGACATGGGGCTGGGCAGGCGTGACCGGCTTGCCGGTCACGGGGTCCAGCGCAGCAGTGCCTGTGGCCGTGACCGGAGCCACCGGCGTGCTTGGCGTTACGGGCACGGCAGGCGTTTCCACGGCAGCCGGCGGCACAGCAGGAGTCGGTAGCGGCGCACGGCTTTGCAGCGGTGCGTTCGGGTCCCAGTTCTTGTTGCGCTCAGCCTCGACGGCGTCGCGATCCGTGTTGTTACCGCCCTTGTTCAGAAAGGGAACGGGCACCTTGGTCACATAGACGGCCACGGCCAGAGCCGCTGCCAGGCCAATGACCATGCCGAAAATCAGTCCCAGGATGGTGCCGCCGCGTTGCTGCTTCTTCATAGGTCGCTAAAGGCTTTCCGCTTGACGCTTTGATTACATGCGCTCGGGTGCACTGACACCCAGCACAGCCAGACCATTGTGCAGCACCTGAGCGGTGGCTGCGACCAAGGCCAGGCGGGCCAGCTTGAGCTTTTCATCATCCACCAGGATGCGTTCGGCATCGTAGTAGCTGTGATAGCAGGAAGCCAGATCGCGCAGGTAGAACGTCACGTCATGCGGAGCATTGCCTTCGGCAGCGGCC encodes:
- a CDS encoding SPOR domain-containing protein is translated as MKKQQRGGTILGLIFGMVIGLAAALAVAVYVTKVPVPFLNKGGNNTDRDAVEAERNKNWDPNAPLQSRAPLPTPAVPPAAVETPAVPVTPSTPVAPVTATGTAALDPVTGKPVTPAQPHVDPAKPVKPATGDPLGDLVKERSAAAEKAEKARADKEKAAAVAATGGEPGFNYFVQAGAFRGEKEAQAQRAKLAMLGWEARVSEREQNGITVFRVRVGPFNKRDEAEQLKGKLDGAGVDSTLVRAAR